A part of Streptomyces sp. NBC_01497 genomic DNA contains:
- a CDS encoding PhzF family phenazine biosynthesis isomerase translates to MTKASGLTSDILRYAAFSSDPRGGNPAGVVLDASAHDDAGMLAVAAEVGYSETAFVTAGDPAKRRFTLRYFSPLAEVGFCGHATVATAVALAERVGPGELVFETPVGEIPVLTSTGPGGTVRATLTSVATRSRPARDDELDATLQALGWAREDLDPALPPHVAFAGNDHLVLAAASRARLGDLAYDFDALAGVMRGHGWTTVHLVWRESPTLFHARDPFPVGGVVEDPATGAAAAAFGGYLRALGLVPGALAITVRQGEDMGRPGELLVEVDASDPRVRVSGEAVPLAG, encoded by the coding sequence ATGACTAAGGCATCCGGACTGACGTCCGACATCCTCCGCTACGCCGCCTTCAGCTCCGACCCGAGGGGCGGCAACCCGGCGGGGGTCGTGCTCGACGCGTCGGCCCACGACGACGCGGGCATGCTCGCCGTGGCCGCCGAGGTCGGCTATTCCGAGACGGCGTTCGTCACGGCGGGGGACCCGGCGAAGCGGCGGTTCACGCTGCGGTACTTCAGCCCGCTCGCCGAGGTCGGCTTCTGCGGCCACGCGACGGTCGCCACGGCCGTCGCCCTCGCCGAGCGGGTGGGACCGGGCGAGCTGGTCTTCGAGACGCCGGTGGGCGAGATCCCGGTCCTGACGTCGACCGGTCCCGGCGGAACGGTCCGGGCGACGCTCACAAGCGTCGCGACCCGATCCCGCCCCGCGCGGGACGACGAACTCGACGCGACACTCCAAGCGCTGGGCTGGGCCCGGGAGGACCTGGATCCCGCGCTGCCGCCGCACGTGGCCTTCGCGGGCAACGACCACCTCGTCCTCGCGGCGGCGAGCCGGGCACGGCTCGGTGACCTCGCGTACGACTTCGACGCTCTGGCCGGGGTGATGCGCGGCCACGGGTGGACCACCGTGCACCTGGTGTGGCGGGAGTCCCCGACGCTCTTCCACGCCCGGGACCCGTTCCCCGTGGGAGGCGTCGTCGAGGATCCCGCGACGGGCGCCGCCGCTGCGGCCTTCGGCGGCTACCTGCGCGCGCTGGGCCTGGTGCCGGGGGCCCTGGCGATCACGGTCCGCCAGGGCGAGGACATGGGCCGCCCCGGCGAACTGCTCGTGGAGGTCGACGCGTCCGATCCCCGTGTCCGGGTGTCGGGGGAGGCCGTGCCGCTCGCGGGGTGA
- the tadA gene encoding tRNA adenosine(34) deaminase TadA, whose product MRRALDEAARAAASGDVPVGALVLSPAGAVLATGHNEREATGDPTAHAEVLALRAAAARLGEWRLTGCTLVVTLEPCTMCAGALVQARVDRVVYGARDEKAGAAGSLWDVVRDRRLNHRPEVVEGVLAEECGAQLKAFFTGRRAPGPPPPDTDF is encoded by the coding sequence ATGCGTCGCGCCCTCGACGAGGCGGCACGGGCGGCGGCGAGCGGCGACGTGCCGGTCGGCGCCCTCGTTCTGTCCCCGGCCGGTGCCGTGCTCGCCACCGGCCACAACGAACGCGAGGCGACCGGCGATCCGACGGCCCACGCGGAGGTCCTCGCCCTCCGCGCGGCCGCCGCGCGCCTGGGCGAGTGGCGGCTGACGGGCTGCACGCTCGTGGTCACCCTGGAGCCCTGCACGATGTGCGCGGGCGCCCTCGTCCAGGCCCGCGTGGACCGCGTGGTCTACGGAGCCCGCGACGAGAAGGCGGGCGCGGCGGGCTCTTTGTGGGATGTCGTACGCGACCGTCGGCTCAACCACCGGCCCGAGGTCGTCGAAGGCGTGCTCGCCGAGGAGTGCGGAGCACAGCTGAAGGCCTTCTTCACGGGCCGCCGCGCCCCGGGTCCACCGCCCCCGGATACGGATTTCTGA
- a CDS encoding DUF4232 domain-containing protein, whose product MAKNLERRGTTAVRGSRSSRTRLAASTLALVAASGAVLVGCGNGDPASPQQVSGTAGPATDGGSPSQSASDDTSGTSKTPSGATSPAGQQQASSQAPSGAGTKPAGQSTDSGGTSTSTSASGSRCHTSDLKASVGANDPGAGQENFALVLTNTSGRTCTVYGFPGFAFVDGSGKQVSTDPQREGTQKQVVSLSPGHSAWATLRFPNPGMVGGATVNPAAVEITPPDEKAFLKASWSGGEVSKQPSSAAATIVGSFQSGTGPN is encoded by the coding sequence ATGGCGAAGAACCTGGAGCGACGGGGCACGACGGCGGTACGTGGCAGCCGGTCGTCCCGCACCCGGCTGGCCGCGAGCACGCTGGCGCTCGTGGCGGCCTCCGGCGCGGTCCTCGTGGGCTGCGGCAACGGCGACCCGGCGTCGCCGCAGCAGGTGAGCGGTACGGCGGGCCCCGCGACCGACGGCGGGAGCCCGTCGCAGTCCGCGAGCGACGACACGAGCGGGACGTCGAAGACGCCGAGCGGCGCCACCTCGCCCGCCGGTCAGCAGCAGGCGTCGTCCCAGGCTCCCTCCGGGGCAGGGACCAAGCCGGCCGGACAGTCCACCGACAGCGGCGGAACGTCCACGTCCACGTCGGCGAGCGGCAGCCGCTGCCACACCTCGGACCTGAAGGCGTCCGTCGGCGCGAACGACCCGGGCGCCGGGCAGGAGAACTTCGCGCTGGTGCTGACCAACACCTCCGGCCGCACCTGCACGGTCTACGGTTTCCCCGGTTTCGCGTTCGTCGACGGTTCCGGCAAGCAGGTCTCCACGGACCCGCAGCGCGAGGGCACCCAGAAGCAGGTCGTGTCGCTGAGCCCCGGACACAGCGCCTGGGCCACGCTCCGCTTCCCGAACCCCGGCATGGTGGGCGGCGCGACCGTCAACCCGGCCGCCGTGGAGATCACGCCGCCCGACGAGAAGGCGTTCCTCAAGGCGAGCTGGTCCGGCGGCGAGGTGAGCAAGCAGCCGTCGAGCGCCGCCGCGACGATCGTGGGCTCCTTCCAGTCCGGCACCGGACCGAACTGA
- a CDS encoding SigB/SigF/SigG family RNA polymerase sigma factor, translated as MPASTTPQAPPQEDPSPADARSAPDPGDPSATPAGPQAPVPATTAGPHPATGAAHGPEAARGHAAQDGPEAASEPGAGPELPGTGPEHEPEQEQERAPAPRRTAGASPAAPHSPFPQRPAGGSSRPTENQSRAADTRALTQVLFAELKTLEPGTEAHRRVRSALIEANLPLVRYAAARFRSRNEPMEDVVQVGTIGLINAIDRFDPDRGVQFPTFAMPTVVGEIKRYFRDNVRTVHVPRRLHELWVQVTGATEDLTTAHGRSPTTAEIAERLKISEDEVLACIEAGRSYHATSLEAAQEGDGLPGLLDRLGYEDPALAGVEHRDLVRHLLVQLPEREQRILMLRYYSNLTQSQISQELGVSQMHVSRLLARSFARLRSANRIEA; from the coding sequence GTGCCGGCCAGTACAACGCCTCAAGCGCCGCCCCAGGAGGACCCGTCACCCGCGGACGCCCGGAGCGCGCCCGATCCCGGGGACCCCTCCGCCACCCCTGCCGGGCCCCAGGCACCCGTCCCCGCCACGACCGCGGGGCCGCACCCGGCAACCGGTGCCGCACACGGCCCGGAAGCAGCGAGGGGCCACGCGGCGCAAGACGGCCCGGAGGCCGCCTCGGAGCCGGGCGCGGGGCCGGAACTGCCGGGCACGGGGCCGGAACACGAGCCGGAGCAGGAGCAGGAGCGGGCACCCGCCCCGCGACGGACGGCCGGGGCGAGTCCCGCCGCCCCGCACTCGCCCTTCCCGCAGCGCCCGGCGGGCGGGTCCTCGCGACCGACCGAGAACCAGAGCCGGGCGGCCGACACCAGGGCCCTCACCCAGGTCCTCTTCGCGGAGCTCAAGACGCTCGAACCGGGCACCGAGGCGCATCGCCGGGTGCGCTCGGCCCTCATCGAGGCGAATCTGCCGCTCGTGCGCTACGCCGCCGCCCGTTTCCGCAGCCGCAACGAGCCGATGGAGGACGTGGTCCAGGTCGGCACCATCGGCCTGATCAACGCCATCGACCGGTTCGACCCCGACCGGGGCGTGCAGTTCCCGACGTTCGCCATGCCGACCGTCGTCGGCGAGATCAAGCGCTACTTCCGGGACAACGTGCGGACCGTGCACGTACCGCGCCGGCTGCACGAGCTGTGGGTCCAGGTCACCGGCGCCACCGAGGACCTGACGACGGCTCACGGACGCTCGCCGACGACCGCCGAGATCGCCGAACGGCTGAAGATCTCCGAGGACGAGGTGCTCGCCTGCATCGAGGCGGGCCGTTCGTACCACGCCACCTCACTGGAGGCGGCGCAGGAGGGCGACGGGCTGCCGGGGCTGCTCGACCGGCTCGGGTACGAGGATCCGGCGCTGGCGGGTGTCGAACACCGCGACCTCGTACGGCACCTTCTCGTACAACTGCCCGAGCGCGAGCAGCGCATCCTGATGCTGCGCTACTACAGCAATTTGACGCAATCCCAGATCAGCCAGGAGCTGGGAGTCTCCCAGATGCATGTGTCAAGGCTTCTTGCCCGAAGCTTTGCACGCCTTCGATCCGCAAATCGGATCGAAGCCTAA
- a CDS encoding RNA polymerase sigma factor SigF produces the protein MSAEQGSPKVLTLTKSAPAPDALDTVVAQPPVPSQPEAIDTRTLSRSLFLRLAALDAQGPESAESPERTYVRDTLIELNLPLVRYAAARFRSRNEPMEDIVQVGTIGLIKAIDRFDCERGVEFPTFAMPTVVGEIKRFFRDTSWSVRVPRRLQELRLALTKASDELAQKLDRSPTVPELAAVLGVSEEDVVDGLAVGNAYTASSLDSPSPEDDGGEGSLADRLGYEDLALEGVEYRESLKPLLAKLPPRERQIIMLRFFANMTQSQIGEEVGISQMHVSRLLTRTLAQLREGLISD, from the coding sequence ATGTCCGCAGAACAGGGCAGCCCGAAGGTGCTCACGCTCACCAAGAGCGCTCCCGCGCCCGACGCTCTCGACACCGTGGTGGCCCAGCCGCCGGTGCCGTCCCAGCCGGAAGCCATCGATACCCGCACGTTGTCCCGGTCCCTGTTCCTGCGGCTCGCCGCGCTGGACGCCCAGGGCCCGGAAAGTGCGGAAAGCCCGGAGCGCACCTATGTGCGCGACACACTCATCGAGCTCAACCTCCCGCTCGTGCGGTACGCGGCAGCGCGTTTCCGCAGCAGAAACGAGCCAATGGAGGACATCGTCCAGGTCGGCACGATCGGTCTGATCAAGGCCATCGACCGTTTCGACTGCGAACGCGGCGTGGAGTTCCCGACGTTCGCGATGCCGACGGTCGTGGGTGAGATCAAGCGCTTCTTCCGCGACACGTCGTGGTCGGTGCGTGTCCCGCGCCGCCTACAGGAGCTGCGGCTCGCGCTGACGAAGGCCAGCGACGAACTCGCGCAGAAGCTGGACCGCTCCCCCACCGTGCCCGAACTGGCCGCCGTACTGGGCGTGTCCGAGGAGGACGTGGTCGACGGGCTCGCGGTGGGCAACGCGTACACGGCGTCCTCGCTCGACTCGCCCTCACCCGAGGACGACGGCGGCGAGGGGTCGCTCGCGGACCGGCTCGGCTACGAGGACCTCGCGCTGGAGGGCGTGGAGTACCGGGAGTCGCTGAAGCCCCTGCTGGCGAAACTCCCGCCGCGTGAACGGCAGATCATCATGCTCCGCTTCTTCGCGAACATGACGCAGTCCCAGATCGGCGAGGAGGTCGGCATCTCGCAGATGCACGTCTCGCGCCTGCTGACCCGGACGCTCGCGCAGCTGCGCGAGGGGCTGATCTCGGACTGA
- a CDS encoding DUF4232 domain-containing protein codes for MRMQKISLLTLVAVAAGLSLTACDKGGDSAGAAAGASSAASVSGQGGSDASGSADGSPSGTSVADTSGSAAPSGSAAPSGSGTGSSTRSTGSNGSSTGSSAGSTCRTTNLAFTTSGGMAEGEILVNMRNTGPNACTMHGFPGVDLKGRDGTVSAGRSTLNAPDVTVAPGQETRFTLHYPPNGTGGSGVTFTSMIVTPPNETHSRTLSQGINVPADSDSAPTITVDPVGAGK; via the coding sequence ATGCGCATGCAGAAGATCTCACTCCTCACCCTCGTCGCCGTGGCCGCCGGCCTCTCCCTCACGGCCTGCGACAAGGGCGGCGACAGCGCCGGCGCTGCCGCGGGAGCGAGTTCCGCCGCGTCGGTGAGCGGACAGGGCGGCTCGGATGCCTCCGGCTCCGCCGACGGGTCCCCGAGCGGCACGAGCGTCGCCGACACCTCGGGCTCCGCCGCTCCCTCGGGTTCCGCCGCTCCCTCGGGTTCCGGCACCGGGTCCTCCACCCGATCCACCGGGTCGAACGGCTCCTCCACCGGCTCCTCGGCGGGCAGCACCTGCCGCACCACGAACCTCGCCTTCACCACCTCGGGCGGCATGGCGGAGGGCGAGATCCTCGTCAACATGAGGAACACCGGTCCCAACGCCTGCACGATGCACGGCTTCCCCGGCGTCGATCTCAAGGGCCGTGACGGGACCGTCAGCGCGGGCCGCAGCACTCTCAACGCCCCCGACGTCACCGTGGCGCCCGGGCAGGAGACCCGCTTCACGCTGCACTACCCGCCGAACGGGACCGGCGGCTCCGGCGTCACCTTCACCAGCATGATCGTCACACCGCCCAACGAGACCCACTCCCGCACCCTGTCGCAGGGCATCAATGTCCCCGCCGACAGCGACTCCGCCCCCACCATCACCGTGGACCCGGTCGGCGCGGGCAAGTAA
- a CDS encoding Dabb family protein produces MIRHLVLFKLNEGVSHDDERVLAGVKAFQDLGGQVPEVESWEFARNVSGRPNAYDYAINTAVADRDALGRYAEHPQHLAGVALWREFATWVIADYAF; encoded by the coding sequence GTGATCCGCCACCTGGTTCTGTTCAAGCTCAACGAGGGCGTCTCCCACGACGACGAGCGCGTTCTCGCGGGCGTCAAGGCGTTCCAGGACCTCGGCGGGCAGGTGCCCGAGGTCGAGTCCTGGGAGTTCGCCCGCAATGTGAGCGGCCGTCCGAACGCGTACGACTACGCCATCAACACGGCCGTCGCCGACCGGGACGCGCTGGGCCGCTACGCCGAGCACCCCCAGCACCTGGCGGGCGTCGCGCTCTGGCGTGAGTTCGCCACCTGGGTGATCGCCGACTACGCGTTCTGA
- a CDS encoding cytochrome P450 — translation MPPSGSPAAVGARGMPAYRATVAAGPRSRGRKVLPFDVAGCPGSRFPSRSAPRFRGVSTQIDPSPVVHSYVPALSRRALGRTGPARQGLLAYAERRALITCSHHRIAQREMLEPSARLTAEVVSDGNCCAVNKSCDRSRKADDVATLTPDSDRSDRSGDPRRNDPAVRPPRAPGGVPWAGHVIPLLRDPLRFLESLAGVGGVVEIQLGLRKVYVVTEPALVHELLVTFAHDAPRGAVQQTLKDAFGDGLLMSEGQAHRDRRRGMTAAFTKARVAGYVPVIQEVVRERSSRWGDGQVVDVAKEMNHLALDVVTRTLFGARLDDELAEAFHRALPDLVKGQIFHSLYPHPSFSRVPLQINRRFDEAVRVINQVVDRAVGEPGTGAHGEGTLLSLLRGAVDPATGEPLTEADVRSEAITMFGAGTETASTTMTWLLHELVRHPEVYERVVAELDEHLGDVARAPDDILTPETLDGLPYTRDTLRELLRLHAPNAFLMRTAAKDLTLGGHRIPAGAELLFSLTALHRHPEFFPDPHTFDPDRWEADAEAGGVARRAAMPFGAGKHKCVGEDLAWAELGVAAATLLRRFRLLPVPGAEAKEVVWTTVQAQGLSLRFAPRTESGEEAAR, via the coding sequence ATGCCACCCTCCGGTTCGCCCGCTGCCGTCGGCGCGCGGGGGATGCCGGCATACCGCGCGACGGTGGCCGCCGGCCCGAGGTCCAGGGGGCGCAAGGTGCTCCCGTTCGACGTGGCGGGCTGTCCCGGATCGCGTTTCCCGAGCCGTTCGGCGCCCCGATTCCGGGGTGTGTCAACGCAGATCGATCCGTCACCCGTAGTGCATTCGTACGTACCAGCTCTCTCGCGGCGGGCACTCGGCCGGACTGGCCCGGCCCGACAGGGACTTCTGGCATATGCCGAACGACGTGCACTGATTACCTGTAGTCATCACCGTATCGCGCAGCGTGAGATGCTGGAACCGTCTGCCCGGTTGACGGCAGAAGTTGTGTCGGACGGCAATTGTTGCGCCGTCAATAAAAGTTGCGACCGCTCACGGAAGGCTGATGACGTGGCCACGTTGACTCCCGATTCCGATCGCTCCGATCGCTCCGGGGACCCGCGCCGGAACGATCCGGCGGTCCGCCCGCCGCGCGCGCCCGGCGGTGTTCCCTGGGCCGGGCACGTGATTCCGTTGCTGCGCGACCCGCTGAGATTCCTCGAATCGCTCGCGGGCGTCGGCGGCGTGGTGGAGATCCAGCTGGGCCTGCGCAAGGTGTACGTGGTCACGGAGCCGGCGCTCGTCCACGAACTGCTGGTCACCTTCGCGCACGACGCCCCGCGCGGCGCCGTGCAGCAGACCCTGAAGGACGCCTTCGGCGACGGGCTGCTGATGTCCGAGGGGCAGGCCCACCGCGACCGCCGCCGGGGCATGACGGCCGCCTTCACCAAGGCCCGGGTCGCCGGCTACGTACCGGTCATCCAGGAGGTCGTGCGGGAACGTTCTTCCCGTTGGGGCGACGGACAGGTCGTGGATGTCGCGAAGGAGATGAACCACCTCGCCCTCGATGTCGTCACCCGTACCCTCTTCGGCGCCCGGCTGGACGACGAACTGGCAGAAGCGTTCCACCGGGCGCTGCCCGACCTGGTGAAGGGCCAGATCTTCCACTCCCTCTATCCGCACCCGTCCTTCTCCCGGGTGCCCCTGCAGATCAACCGGCGATTCGACGAGGCCGTCCGCGTCATCAACCAGGTGGTGGACCGGGCCGTCGGTGAACCGGGCACCGGCGCCCACGGCGAGGGCACGCTGCTGTCCCTGCTGCGGGGGGCCGTCGACCCCGCCACGGGCGAGCCGCTCACCGAGGCCGACGTACGCTCCGAGGCCATCACCATGTTCGGCGCGGGCACCGAGACGGCCTCCACGACCATGACCTGGCTGCTCCACGAACTCGTGCGGCACCCCGAGGTGTACGAGCGCGTCGTGGCCGAACTCGACGAACACCTCGGCGACGTGGCCCGCGCCCCCGACGACATCCTCACCCCCGAGACGCTCGACGGCCTCCCCTACACCCGCGACACCCTGCGGGAACTGCTACGGCTGCACGCGCCGAACGCGTTCCTCATGCGCACCGCCGCCAAGGACCTGACGCTCGGTGGCCACCGCATCCCGGCCGGTGCCGAACTCCTCTTCAGCCTCACGGCGCTGCACCGGCACCCCGAGTTCTTTCCCGACCCGCACACCTTCGACCCCGACCGCTGGGAGGCCGACGCGGAGGCGGGCGGCGTGGCGCGCCGCGCCGCCATGCCGTTCGGGGCGGGCAAGCACAAGTGCGTGGGCGAGGACCTCGCCTGGGCCGAACTCGGCGTGGCGGCGGCCACGCTGCTGCGGAGATTCCGCCTCCTCCCGGTCCCCGGCGCCGAGGCGAAGGAGGTCGTCTGGACGACGGTGCAGGCCCAGGGCCTGTCCCTCCGGTTCGCCCCGCGCACGGAATCGGGAGAGGAAGCGGCCCGATGA
- a CDS encoding terpene synthase family protein — protein sequence MMMAGAVGRPLTDDHAAWLLRHGLLPEAALARYEAYALPDLIAYAYPGIEGEEQNLLVDTLGWFTILDDHFDGPSGSDLAGTRDLVRRLLDVLEDPDTAAYHPGADPPSPADHHSIEYGRPIESAAGGAGPLHLLAAWRDLWRRQRTGMPATWSRRASRDWARCLTTFVTEACHRTAATLPTVRQAVHLRRHASCLYPFMNMLERVRGTVLPEEIHAERELRLLRAHVADTATLINDLYSLEREERHSCPFNMIVILRREHRLSRSAAVEAVRTEIDRLGARSDILRNYLAAHHPEADWYLRATRQLVEGVRLWSSTTERYTDATL from the coding sequence ATGATGATGGCCGGAGCGGTCGGACGTCCGCTGACGGACGACCACGCCGCCTGGCTGCTGCGCCACGGCCTCCTCCCGGAGGCCGCGCTCGCCCGCTACGAGGCGTACGCGCTGCCCGACCTGATCGCCTACGCGTACCCGGGGATCGAGGGTGAGGAGCAGAACCTCCTCGTCGACACCCTCGGCTGGTTCACCATCCTGGACGACCACTTCGACGGCCCGTCGGGCAGCGACCTCGCCGGCACCCGCGACCTGGTCCGGCGGCTGCTGGACGTCCTGGAGGACCCGGACACCGCCGCGTACCACCCGGGCGCCGATCCCCCGTCGCCGGCGGATCACCACTCGATCGAGTACGGCCGTCCGATCGAGTCCGCGGCCGGCGGCGCCGGCCCCCTGCACCTGCTCGCCGCCTGGCGGGACCTGTGGCGCCGCCAGCGCACAGGAATGCCGGCCACCTGGTCGCGCCGCGCGAGCCGCGACTGGGCGCGGTGCCTGACGACCTTCGTCACCGAAGCCTGCCACCGGACGGCGGCGACCCTGCCGACGGTGCGCCAGGCCGTCCACCTGCGCCGCCACGCCAGTTGCCTGTACCCGTTCATGAACATGCTGGAGCGGGTCCGGGGCACCGTGCTCCCCGAGGAGATCCACGCGGAACGCGAACTACGGCTGCTGCGCGCCCATGTCGCCGACACCGCGACGCTCATCAACGACCTGTACTCACTGGAGCGCGAGGAACGCCACTCGTGTCCCTTCAACATGATCGTGATCCTGCGGCGCGAACACCGCCTGAGCAGGTCCGCGGCCGTCGAAGCGGTCCGCACCGAGATCGACCGCCTCGGTGCCAGGAGCGACATCCTCCGGAACTACCTGGCGGCCCACCACCCCGAGGCCGACTGGTACCTGCGCGCGACCCGCCAACTGGTGGAGGGCGTACGCCTTTGGAGCAGTACGACGGAGCGCTACACGGACGCGACGCTCTGA